A genomic region of Salinibacter pepae contains the following coding sequences:
- a CDS encoding type III polyketide synthase: protein MHTVVESIATGNPSFRKPQPETAEFMQQIERLPEALRARLPSLYKQSAIDYRYSCVDDYGEDDPEAFTFFPENWSLDPAPSTRERNEKYKEAAIPLAEDVAGRALDGADTEANEITHVVAVSCTGFFAPGLDIELVKRLDLPADTERTFIGFMGCYAAFNALRVAHSFCQSQPDARVLVVCTELCTLHFQIDDTLESVVVNSLFSDGAAATVLSARSDREARGRMTYVDGRSRLDDDSMEDMTWAIGNTGFLMGLSSRVPDVIADHLPGYVDGLLGANDRTPDEMDFWAVHPGGRAVVERAQDVLGLAPRDVQPSLEVLRRYGNMSSPTVLFVLKRIFEQAARGDGAPPERGVAMAFGPGLTIEGALFERA, encoded by the coding sequence ATGCACACCGTCGTCGAGTCGATTGCCACGGGCAACCCTTCCTTCCGCAAGCCCCAACCGGAAACGGCCGAGTTTATGCAGCAGATCGAGCGCCTGCCGGAGGCCCTGCGGGCGCGTCTGCCGTCGCTCTACAAGCAATCGGCGATCGACTACCGGTACTCGTGCGTGGACGACTACGGGGAAGACGACCCAGAGGCCTTTACCTTCTTTCCGGAGAACTGGTCGCTCGATCCGGCCCCGTCCACACGGGAGCGGAACGAGAAGTACAAGGAGGCCGCCATTCCGCTGGCGGAAGACGTTGCCGGTCGGGCCCTCGACGGGGCCGACACGGAGGCGAACGAGATCACGCACGTGGTGGCCGTCAGCTGCACCGGCTTCTTCGCCCCGGGGCTCGACATTGAACTCGTCAAGCGGCTCGACCTGCCCGCCGACACGGAGCGCACCTTCATCGGATTCATGGGGTGCTACGCGGCGTTCAATGCCCTTCGGGTCGCCCACAGCTTCTGCCAGAGCCAGCCGGACGCCCGGGTGCTGGTGGTGTGCACGGAGCTCTGTACCCTCCACTTCCAAATCGACGACACCCTGGAAAGCGTAGTCGTCAACTCGCTTTTCTCCGACGGCGCGGCGGCCACGGTCCTCTCGGCGCGGTCGGACCGTGAGGCGCGCGGCCGGATGACGTACGTCGACGGCCGGAGCCGCCTCGACGACGACTCGATGGAAGACATGACCTGGGCAATCGGCAACACGGGGTTCCTGATGGGGCTCTCCTCGCGGGTGCCGGATGTGATTGCCGACCACCTGCCGGGCTACGTCGATGGGCTCCTCGGGGCGAACGACCGGACCCCCGACGAGATGGACTTCTGGGCCGTCCATCCGGGCGGGCGGGCCGTGGTGGAGCGGGCCCAGGACGTGCTCGGCCTTGCGCCCCGCGACGTGCAGCCGAGCCTGGAGGTGCTGCGGCGCTACGGCAACATGAGCTCGCCGACCGTTTTGTTTGTCCTGAAGCGCATCTTTGAGCAGGCGGCGCGCGGCGACGGCGCCCCACCGGAGCGGGGGGTGGCCATGGCCTTCGGGCCCGGCCTTACGATCGAGGGGGCGCTCTTTGAGCGGGCGTAG
- a CDS encoding DNA double-strand break repair nuclease NurA, whose translation MLDLRQLRDQLDDFAQHQTDRTSRRAAQRDRAEALLRACHDHWRAVREAVATAQPRRLVAQMREPPAAVHAPSERPSPITVVATDGSQIYPDRHVEPPFFLLNVSQVAFQYGTTEDAHLDAVPRLQFREGVDGRFEARIETITTELVSALRDELELGALLDAATTARVKGRPLVALADGTLIRWMVRGMDHDALEDELIARYTEHLEGFRDAGLALASYVSMPASTEVVNLLRFVGGDLEPEPPVETDVSPEPRLDGVLDRHVLDMVLDSGERSAVFGSASHIQGEYPTGTDISFFYVNVPGPSGGEIGRVEVPRWVAEKPTLLAHVHATVLQECEKGEGYPLALSEAHEQAVVRASEREAFFRLVERRLRRAGLGPIGSRKRRSKQRPRV comes from the coding sequence ATGCTTGATCTTCGACAGCTCCGCGACCAGCTCGACGATTTTGCGCAGCACCAGACCGACCGGACGAGCCGGCGGGCGGCGCAACGGGACCGGGCCGAGGCCCTGCTCCGGGCCTGCCACGACCACTGGCGGGCGGTGCGGGAGGCGGTGGCCACGGCACAGCCCCGTCGTCTCGTGGCCCAGATGCGAGAGCCGCCCGCCGCCGTGCACGCGCCTTCAGAGCGCCCGTCGCCCATCACGGTCGTAGCGACCGACGGGTCGCAAATCTATCCGGACCGTCACGTGGAGCCGCCCTTCTTCCTGTTAAATGTGAGTCAGGTCGCGTTCCAGTACGGCACGACCGAAGACGCGCACCTCGACGCGGTTCCGCGTCTGCAGTTTCGGGAGGGGGTGGATGGCCGCTTCGAGGCGCGCATCGAGACGATCACCACCGAATTGGTCTCGGCGCTCCGCGACGAGCTGGAACTGGGGGCCCTTCTCGACGCCGCAACCACGGCCCGCGTGAAAGGCCGCCCCCTCGTGGCCCTGGCCGACGGCACCCTCATTCGGTGGATGGTTCGGGGCATGGACCACGACGCCCTCGAAGACGAGCTCATCGCCCGGTATACGGAGCACCTGGAGGGCTTCCGGGACGCGGGCCTCGCCCTGGCGTCCTACGTGAGCATGCCGGCGAGCACCGAGGTCGTGAACCTGCTCCGGTTCGTAGGGGGCGACCTGGAGCCCGAGCCGCCGGTGGAGACGGACGTCTCGCCCGAGCCCCGCCTGGACGGCGTGCTCGACCGCCATGTCCTGGACATGGTGCTCGATTCCGGGGAGCGGTCGGCCGTCTTCGGGTCGGCCTCGCACATTCAGGGCGAATACCCGACCGGGACGGACATCTCGTTTTTCTACGTGAATGTGCCGGGGCCGAGCGGGGGCGAGATCGGGCGCGTGGAGGTGCCGCGTTGGGTGGCCGAGAAGCCGACGCTCCTGGCACACGTGCACGCCACGGTCCTCCAAGAGTGCGAGAAAGGCGAGGGGTATCCGCTCGCGCTGTCGGAGGCGCACGAGCAGGCGGTGGTGCGGGCGTCGGAGCGTGAGGCGTTTTTTCGCCTCGTGGAGCGGCGTCTGCGACGGGCCGGACTGGGGCCAATCGGGTCGCGGAAGCGACGTTCGAAGCAGCGGCCCCGAGTGTGA
- a CDS encoding coproporphyrinogen-III oxidase family protein: MAGLYVHVPFRAAPRPYDDAYTVVNPTPDASVLAAALAREIDRRANPVLEDVPIRSLYVGGGRPSLCPLGALRPLVRALGRVVEPTTLDEVTVELHPADASPGYLSHLRRLGVTRLSIEGLSFVEKDLTAVGAPHGPDDLVRSIRQVRRAGFPQFSVDLVFGGAGQSRAGWKASLHRAVSLGVPHLTLHELDTGNAEKRADQLAFALTFLRAKGYVPYELTHFARPGHRSLHQEHVYAHGSILGLGPGAESFWAPDLPPSPSARRWSNVADLTAYVEGLQADALPVAPDETPSASALAREYMLLRLRTQAGLDLDVLADRYDLRLRDRKADALRRLRRRGLIHEDPDRVALTDRGRLLTDAITRRLLRDLGRA, encoded by the coding sequence GTGGCTGGCCTCTACGTTCACGTGCCGTTCCGGGCAGCCCCCCGGCCCTACGACGACGCGTACACCGTCGTCAACCCGACACCCGACGCTTCTGTCCTGGCAGCTGCGCTCGCCCGCGAGATCGACCGGCGCGCCAACCCGGTCCTGGAAGACGTGCCGATCCGGAGTCTTTACGTGGGCGGGGGCCGCCCCTCGCTCTGCCCCCTCGGGGCCCTACGCCCCCTTGTTCGTGCACTCGGTCGAGTCGTGGAGCCGACAACGCTCGACGAGGTGACCGTGGAGCTGCACCCGGCCGACGCCTCCCCGGGGTATCTGTCTCACCTTCGCCGCCTGGGCGTTACGCGGCTGAGCATCGAAGGGCTGTCGTTCGTCGAGAAGGACTTGACCGCCGTTGGGGCCCCGCATGGCCCGGACGACCTCGTCCGCAGCATTCGGCAGGTGCGTCGGGCCGGATTCCCGCAGTTTTCCGTGGATCTCGTATTTGGCGGCGCGGGCCAGTCCCGAGCCGGCTGGAAGGCAAGCCTGCACCGGGCCGTCTCGCTGGGGGTCCCGCACCTCACGCTCCATGAGCTGGACACGGGCAACGCGGAGAAGCGCGCCGACCAGTTGGCCTTCGCCCTTACCTTTCTCCGGGCCAAGGGCTACGTCCCGTACGAACTGACCCACTTCGCCCGGCCGGGTCACCGGTCCCTCCATCAGGAGCACGTCTACGCCCACGGGTCCATCCTGGGGCTCGGCCCCGGCGCGGAGAGCTTCTGGGCGCCCGATCTCCCCCCGTCTCCGTCAGCACGGCGGTGGTCGAACGTCGCGGACCTGACGGCGTACGTGGAGGGACTTCAGGCCGACGCCCTCCCTGTGGCCCCTGACGAGACGCCGTCGGCATCGGCCCTCGCCCGCGAGTACATGCTCCTCCGTCTCCGCACCCAGGCGGGGCTGGACCTGGACGTCCTGGCCGACCGGTACGACCTTCGGCTCCGGGACCGGAAGGCCGATGCGCTTCGCCGCCTCCGGCGACGCGGGCTCATCCACGAGGATCCGGACCGCGTGGCCCTGACGGACCGCGGCCGCCTTCTCACCGACGCCATCACGCGCCGGCTGCTTCGCGACCTGGGGCGGGCGTAG
- a CDS encoding GNAT family N-acetyltransferase translates to MPEVRPARTDADLDAARRLFRAYVDGLDFALDFQDFEAEMKALPGPYAPPDGAILLADGGGEPVGVVAVRPLGEEDVCEMKRLYVTPAHRGRGLGRALASAVIEKARTLGYDAMRLDTVASMTAARRLYRSLAFEERDAYYHNPLPNAVYMERAL, encoded by the coding sequence ATGCCCGAAGTTCGCCCCGCGAGGACGGACGCCGATCTGGACGCCGCCCGTCGCTTGTTTCGGGCATACGTCGACGGGCTGGACTTCGCCCTCGACTTTCAGGATTTTGAGGCGGAGATGAAGGCCCTTCCCGGGCCGTACGCCCCGCCGGACGGCGCCATTCTGCTGGCGGACGGGGGCGGGGAGCCCGTGGGGGTTGTGGCCGTCCGGCCGCTGGGTGAGGAGGACGTCTGCGAGATGAAACGCCTGTACGTGACGCCGGCACACCGGGGGCGGGGACTCGGGCGGGCGCTGGCGTCGGCAGTCATTGAAAAGGCCCGGACACTGGGCTACGACGCGATGCGACTCGACACGGTGGCCTCAATGACCGCCGCACGGCGCCTCTACCGGTCCCTTGCGTTCGAGGAACGAGACGCGTACTATCACAACCCGCTCCCGAATGCCGTCTACATGGAACGCGCCCTCTGA
- a CDS encoding DUF192 domain-containing protein → MRPAPLFVLLALGPFVLAGCASDSATPSTEEGFEVEGALAFLTPGGDTLRTIDVDIADTDAERRRGLMRQRSLGYDRGMLFIFDSVDEGGMWMKNTPLPLDIVFVAPDSQVINIARRTTPFSEKSIEPAAPRNFVVEVRAGFADRFDLTDSTRVRWTRSE, encoded by the coding sequence ATGCGACCCGCGCCCCTCTTCGTTCTCCTCGCCCTCGGTCCATTTGTTCTCGCCGGTTGTGCGAGCGACAGTGCCACCCCCTCCACGGAAGAGGGGTTCGAGGTGGAGGGGGCCCTGGCCTTTCTCACCCCCGGCGGCGACACCCTTCGGACCATCGACGTGGACATTGCCGACACCGACGCCGAACGCAGGCGCGGGCTGATGCGACAGCGCTCGCTCGGGTACGACCGGGGCATGCTGTTCATCTTCGACTCGGTGGACGAGGGGGGAATGTGGATGAAGAACACCCCCCTTCCCCTCGACATCGTCTTCGTGGCCCCCGACTCGCAGGTCATCAACATCGCCCGCCGCACCACGCCCTTCTCGGAGAAATCCATCGAGCCGGCCGCCCCTCGGAACTTCGTGGTGGAGGTCCGCGCCGGCTTTGCCGACCGCTTCGACCTCACCGACAGCACCCGCGTCCGGTGGACCCGATCCGAATGA
- a CDS encoding DUF192 domain-containing protein: MTRALGCTLLVLPLLLVGLACQSPDDAGSAASDTTDTIPFTKEGRLTFLQDGDSTVTIDLEIADTDSARERGMMQRTGFPNDRSGMLFPFDEEQPQSFWMANTPVALDIVFADADSQIVSIAKYTTPFSNERYGSDAPAQYVVEVPAGFADSHGLLEGDRIRWRRVE; the protein is encoded by the coding sequence ATGACCCGCGCACTCGGATGCACCCTTCTGGTTCTCCCCCTACTCCTGGTTGGGCTCGCCTGCCAGAGCCCCGACGATGCCGGCTCGGCGGCGAGCGACACGACCGACACCATCCCCTTCACGAAAGAAGGTCGTCTCACTTTTCTGCAGGACGGGGACTCGACGGTGACGATCGACCTCGAGATTGCCGACACGGACTCGGCGCGGGAGCGGGGCATGATGCAGCGCACGGGCTTTCCCAACGACCGGAGTGGGATGCTCTTCCCCTTCGACGAGGAGCAGCCCCAAAGCTTCTGGATGGCGAACACGCCCGTCGCGCTCGACATTGTCTTCGCCGACGCGGACTCGCAGATCGTCAGCATCGCCAAATACACCACGCCGTTCTCCAACGAGCGCTACGGGTCCGACGCCCCGGCCCAGTACGTCGTGGAGGTTCCGGCCGGGTTTGCCGACTCCCACGGCCTGTTGGAAGGGGACCGAATTCGGTGGCGACGAGTGGAGTAG
- a CDS encoding HesB/IscA family protein: MTISITDRALDQIESVASNEEVDLGETLLRVAVVPGGCSGLTYDLGWETTVKDDDEVEEHDGVPVVFDKKTRLYLDGSELDFTHGLNGDGFHFSNPQASRECACGESFGV, from the coding sequence ATGACCATTTCGATTACGGATCGGGCGCTCGATCAGATTGAGTCGGTCGCGTCGAACGAGGAGGTGGATTTGGGCGAGACGCTTCTTCGCGTGGCGGTCGTGCCGGGCGGCTGTTCCGGGCTAACGTACGACCTCGGGTGGGAGACGACCGTGAAAGACGACGACGAGGTGGAAGAGCACGACGGGGTGCCGGTGGTCTTCGACAAAAAAACCCGGCTCTATCTTGACGGGTCGGAGCTCGACTTTACGCATGGACTGAACGGGGATGGCTTCCACTTCTCCAACCCTCAGGCCTCCCGGGAGTGCGCGTGTGGCGAGTCCTTCGGGGTGTAG
- the sufB gene encoding Fe-S cluster assembly protein SufB, giving the protein MSTSETEYLEGKASEDYKHGFYTDIDAETAPEGFTEDVVRYISQRKDEPQWLRDWRLKAFRHARDRLDSGETIDWAHLDYEAPKFDEISYFSAPKETASYDSIDEVPDEILETFERLGIPLEEQKALTGVAVDAVMDSVSVATTFKEKLEEKGVIFKSFGEAAKEHPEIVREYMGTVIPYTDNLYAAINSAVFSDGSFVYVPEGVTCPMELSTYFRINEAGTGQFERTLIVAEPGAYVSYLEGCTAPMRKENQLHAAVVELVAHEDAEIKYSTIQNWYPGDPDTGEGGVYNLVTKRGLCKGDNSKISWTQLETGSAVTQKYPSVILAGDDSVGEFYSVAFTKGHQQADTGTKMQHIGKDTKSTIISKGISADVADNSYRGQVKVSKNADNARNFSQCDSMLLGPDCGAHTYPYIESNNPSAQIEHEATTSKVGEDQMFYCHQRGLGEEEALKLIVNGFCQEVLQELPMEFAVEAKELLDIELEGSVG; this is encoded by the coding sequence ATGAGCACGTCTGAGACTGAGTATCTAGAGGGAAAGGCCAGTGAGGATTACAAGCACGGCTTCTACACCGACATCGACGCCGAGACGGCACCTGAGGGCTTCACGGAGGATGTCGTCCGCTACATTTCGCAGCGCAAGGACGAGCCGCAATGGCTTCGGGACTGGCGGCTGAAGGCCTTCCGCCACGCCCGTGATCGTCTCGACAGCGGCGAAACCATCGATTGGGCGCACCTCGACTACGAGGCGCCCAAGTTCGATGAGATCAGCTACTTCTCCGCCCCGAAGGAGACAGCCAGCTACGATAGCATCGACGAGGTGCCGGACGAGATCCTGGAGACGTTCGAGCGGCTCGGCATCCCGCTGGAGGAGCAGAAAGCCCTCACCGGCGTGGCCGTCGACGCCGTGATGGATAGCGTCTCCGTAGCCACCACCTTTAAGGAGAAGCTGGAGGAGAAGGGCGTCATCTTCAAGTCCTTCGGCGAGGCCGCGAAGGAGCACCCCGAGATCGTGCGGGAGTACATGGGCACGGTCATTCCGTACACCGACAATCTGTACGCCGCGATCAACTCGGCGGTCTTCAGCGACGGCTCGTTCGTGTACGTCCCGGAGGGCGTCACCTGCCCCATGGAGCTGTCCACCTACTTCCGCATCAACGAGGCCGGCACCGGCCAGTTCGAGCGCACGCTGATTGTCGCCGAGCCCGGTGCGTACGTGAGCTACCTGGAGGGGTGCACTGCCCCGATGCGCAAGGAGAATCAGCTCCACGCGGCGGTCGTCGAACTCGTCGCCCACGAGGACGCCGAGATCAAGTACTCCACGATCCAGAACTGGTACCCGGGCGACCCGGACACCGGGGAGGGCGGCGTCTACAACCTGGTCACGAAGCGAGGCCTCTGCAAGGGCGACAACTCCAAGATCAGCTGGACGCAGCTGGAGACCGGTTCGGCCGTGACACAGAAGTACCCGTCCGTCATCCTGGCCGGGGACGACTCGGTCGGCGAATTTTACTCGGTCGCCTTTACCAAGGGGCACCAGCAGGCCGACACGGGCACGAAGATGCAGCACATCGGCAAGGACACCAAGAGCACCATCATCTCGAAGGGCATCTCGGCCGACGTGGCGGACAACAGCTACCGCGGACAGGTGAAGGTGAGCAAGAACGCCGATAACGCCCGCAACTTCTCGCAGTGCGACTCGATGCTGCTCGGGCCGGACTGCGGTGCGCACACCTACCCGTACATCGAGAGCAACAACCCCTCGGCGCAGATTGAGCACGAGGCGACCACCTCGAAGGTCGGGGAGGACCAGATGTTCTACTGCCACCAGCGCGGCCTCGGCGAAGAGGAGGCGTTGAAGCTGATCGTCAACGGCTTCTGTCAGGAGGTCCTTCAGGAGCTTCCCATGGAGTTCGCCGTGGAGGCGAAGGAGCTTCTCGATATTGAACTGGAAGGCAGCGTCGGATAG
- the sufC gene encoding Fe-S cluster assembly ATPase SufC, with the protein MALLEIENLHVSVEDEDIDILKGVDLTLDTGDMHAIMGPNGSGKSTLASVLAGREEYEVLEGSIRYDGDDLLELEPEERAEEGIFLAFQYPVELPGVSMTNFLKESVNSVREARGEDELSSTEFLQQMRERADMLGLDADLTKRSVNEGFSGGEKKRNEIFQLAMLEPRLAILDETDSGLDIDALQSVANGVNKLRDGDRGFLVITHYERILQYIVPDRVHVMMDGQIARSGDKDLAETLEEHGYEWIREEVAAAA; encoded by the coding sequence ATGGCACTTCTAGAAATTGAAAACCTGCACGTCAGCGTCGAAGACGAAGACATTGACATTCTAAAAGGCGTCGACTTGACCCTCGACACGGGCGACATGCACGCCATCATGGGCCCCAACGGCTCCGGCAAGAGCACGCTCGCCTCGGTTCTCGCCGGGCGCGAGGAGTACGAGGTGCTGGAGGGGAGCATTCGCTACGACGGCGACGACCTTCTGGAGCTGGAGCCCGAAGAGCGGGCCGAGGAGGGCATCTTCCTCGCCTTTCAGTACCCGGTGGAGCTCCCCGGCGTGAGCATGACCAACTTCTTGAAGGAGTCCGTCAATTCGGTCCGTGAAGCGCGCGGCGAAGACGAGCTTTCCTCCACCGAGTTTCTTCAGCAGATGCGCGAGCGGGCCGACATGCTCGGCCTCGACGCCGACCTCACGAAGCGCTCGGTCAACGAGGGCTTCTCGGGGGGCGAGAAGAAGCGAAACGAGATCTTCCAGCTCGCGATGCTGGAGCCGCGCCTCGCCATTCTCGACGAGACGGACTCGGGGCTCGACATTGACGCGCTTCAAAGCGTGGCCAACGGCGTCAACAAGCTCCGCGACGGGGACCGCGGCTTCCTGGTGATTACCCACTATGAGCGCATCCTGCAGTACATCGTGCCCGACCGCGTGCACGTCATGATGGACGGTCAGATTGCACGCTCCGGCGACAAAGACCTCGCCGAGACGCTGGAGGAGCACGGCTACGAGTGGATCCGCGAAGAGGTTGCCGCTGCCGCGTAG
- the sufD gene encoding Fe-S cluster assembly protein SufD, with product MTTALDTDVRPEDRFISAFEVNHGQALNGTNASIAQQREDAIERFAQLGIPTNDLEAWKYTNISKTIDRPYTLSLSPEGPSLAPSDIAPFTIDEMDAHRVVLVNGHVDESLSDIGDLPSGVVLSSLAQAGEEHPDLVEEHYGQYADFEDEALTALNTAFVQDGAFIYVPSGTIVEKPIFFLHVTAGSEPLFLQPRHLFVVEDGAVAKVVEAQHSVTEAQTFTNTVSEAFVGERANLEHYLVQDEGANASQVHTRAGQQEDDSVYSTNTITFSGEVVRNNATIEVDGSFCESNLYGLCIGKDEMHVDNHTQMNHVQPDCSSNELYKHVLNDESTAVFNGKVLVTRGSQRIDAYQQNDTIVLTTDANIYTKPELEIYADDVVCSHGATTGQVDEEGVFYLRSRGLSERRAHILMLQAFTDEVLSEYRIDGLRNYITDKIRRRFGSYFE from the coding sequence ATGACCACTGCCCTTGACACCGACGTTCGTCCCGAAGACCGGTTCATCTCGGCCTTCGAGGTAAATCACGGCCAGGCCCTCAACGGAACGAACGCCTCGATCGCCCAGCAGCGCGAAGACGCCATCGAGCGCTTCGCCCAGCTCGGCATCCCGACCAACGACCTGGAGGCCTGGAAGTACACGAACATCTCCAAGACCATTGACCGGCCCTACACCCTCTCGCTGTCGCCGGAGGGCCCGTCGCTCGCCCCGAGCGACATCGCGCCGTTTACGATTGACGAGATGGACGCCCACCGCGTCGTACTCGTGAACGGCCACGTCGACGAGTCGCTCTCCGACATCGGCGACCTGCCGTCGGGCGTCGTGCTCAGCAGTCTCGCCCAGGCCGGCGAGGAGCACCCCGATCTCGTAGAGGAGCACTACGGCCAGTACGCCGACTTCGAAGACGAGGCGCTCACGGCCCTCAACACCGCGTTCGTCCAGGATGGGGCGTTCATCTACGTTCCCTCCGGCACGATCGTGGAGAAGCCCATCTTCTTCCTCCACGTCACGGCCGGCTCGGAGCCCCTCTTTTTGCAGCCCCGCCACCTGTTCGTAGTGGAGGACGGGGCCGTCGCCAAGGTCGTCGAGGCCCAACACTCCGTCACCGAGGCCCAGACGTTCACCAACACGGTGAGTGAGGCCTTCGTCGGCGAACGGGCCAACCTGGAGCACTACCTTGTGCAGGACGAAGGGGCGAACGCCTCACAGGTCCACACCCGCGCCGGACAGCAAGAGGACGACAGCGTGTATTCGACCAACACGATCACCTTCAGTGGTGAGGTGGTCCGCAACAACGCCACGATCGAGGTCGACGGCTCCTTCTGCGAATCCAACCTCTACGGCCTCTGCATCGGCAAGGACGAGATGCACGTGGACAACCACACGCAGATGAACCACGTGCAGCCGGACTGCAGCAGCAACGAGCTGTACAAGCACGTGCTCAACGACGAGTCCACCGCCGTCTTCAACGGCAAGGTGCTGGTAACCCGCGGCTCGCAGCGCATCGACGCCTACCAGCAGAACGACACGATCGTCCTGACCACCGACGCGAACATTTACACGAAGCCGGAGCTTGAAATCTACGCGGACGATGTGGTGTGCAGCCACGGCGCGACCACCGGCCAGGTCGACGAAGAGGGCGTCTTTTACCTCCGTTCGCGCGGCCTCTCCGAGCGCCGGGCCCACATCTTGATGCTGCAGGCCTTCACCGACGAGGTGCTGAGCGAATACAGGATCGACGGCCTGCGCAACTACATCACGGACAAGATCCGTCGCCGCTTCGGCAGCTACTTCGAGTAG
- a CDS encoding cysteine desulfurase: protein MPATTHPTSKTASFDVEALRADFPALEQDVYEDTPLAYLDNAASSQKPTPVIERLDTFYREENSNVHRGVHRLSQDATESYEAARTSVARFLNAPDPDQIVFTRGTTEGLNLVSSTFGRMVAEEGDEILLTEMEHHSNIVPWQMLAEQVGASIEVLPVTDRGELRMDLLPEMLTDDTALVAISHVSNTLGTINPMEDVIDVAHADGVPVVVDGAQSAPHMPVDVQALDADFFVFSGHKVFGPTGIGVLYGKRELLDAMPPYQGGGDMIDQVSFEESTYDGLPHKFEAGTPNIADAVGLGTAVEYIMDLDWNAVRAHEDDVLRYATEQVSGIEGTQIVGTAPDKTSVLSFVFDDIHPYDAGTVLDREGVAVRTGHHCTQPLLKRYGLPGTIRASFAAYNTHEDVDRLVDGLHKVRHMFG, encoded by the coding sequence ATGCCCGCCACGACGCATCCGACTTCCAAGACGGCCTCGTTCGACGTAGAGGCGCTCCGTGCGGATTTCCCCGCGCTTGAGCAGGACGTGTACGAGGACACGCCCCTTGCCTACCTCGACAACGCGGCCTCCTCGCAGAAGCCGACCCCGGTCATCGAGCGGCTGGATACGTTCTACCGCGAGGAGAACAGCAACGTGCACCGGGGCGTCCATCGGCTCAGCCAGGACGCCACCGAGTCGTACGAGGCGGCCCGCACGTCGGTGGCGCGCTTCCTCAACGCGCCGGACCCCGACCAGATCGTCTTCACGCGGGGCACGACGGAGGGGCTCAATCTCGTCTCCTCCACCTTCGGCCGCATGGTCGCCGAGGAGGGCGACGAGATTCTGCTCACGGAGATGGAGCACCACTCCAACATTGTCCCCTGGCAGATGCTGGCCGAGCAGGTGGGGGCCTCGATCGAGGTGCTGCCCGTCACGGACCGCGGCGAACTCCGAATGGACTTGCTCCCGGAGATGCTCACCGACGACACGGCGCTCGTCGCCATCAGCCACGTCTCCAATACCCTCGGCACCATCAACCCGATGGAGGACGTCATCGACGTGGCCCACGCCGACGGGGTGCCCGTCGTCGTGGACGGGGCGCAGTCGGCCCCGCACATGCCGGTCGACGTGCAGGCGCTCGACGCCGACTTCTTCGTGTTCTCGGGGCACAAGGTGTTCGGCCCCACGGGCATCGGCGTTCTGTACGGGAAGCGGGAGCTCCTCGACGCGATGCCGCCCTACCAGGGCGGCGGGGACATGATCGATCAGGTTTCGTTTGAGGAGTCGACCTACGACGGACTGCCCCACAAGTTTGAGGCGGGCACCCCCAACATCGCCGACGCAGTGGGGCTGGGCACCGCCGTCGAGTACATCATGGACCTGGACTGGAACGCGGTGCGGGCCCACGAGGACGATGTGCTCCGCTACGCCACCGAGCAGGTGAGCGGCATCGAAGGCACACAGATTGTAGGCACTGCGCCCGACAAGACGAGCGTCCTCTCGTTCGTCTTCGACGACATCCACCCGTACGACGCCGGAACGGTCCTCGACCGTGAGGGGGTCGCCGTCCGTACGGGCCACCACTGTACCCAACCGCTCCTCAAGCGGTACGGCCTCCCCGGCACCATCCGCGCCTCGTTCGCGGCCTACAACACCCACGAGGACGTGGATCGGCTGGTCGACGGCCTCCACAAGGTGCGCCACATGTTCGGGTAG
- a CDS encoding SufE family protein, which produces MPATDTVSDRAQQIVDEFSLFDDWMSRYEYLIELGDDIPLLEEEKKTDENYVHGCQSDVWIETDLDEEERALCVQGDSNAKITKGLAALIIRVIDEQPPEAVANADFDFLDDIGLHEHLSSQRNNGLKAMIETVQERARET; this is translated from the coding sequence ATGCCCGCTACCGACACAGTTTCGGACCGCGCGCAGCAGATCGTCGACGAGTTTTCGCTTTTCGACGACTGGATGAGCCGGTACGAGTACCTCATCGAGCTTGGCGACGACATTCCGCTGCTCGAAGAGGAAAAAAAGACCGACGAGAACTACGTGCACGGCTGCCAGTCGGACGTCTGGATCGAGACGGATCTCGACGAGGAGGAACGGGCCCTGTGCGTGCAGGGGGACAGCAACGCGAAGATCACCAAGGGGTTGGCCGCGCTCATCATCCGCGTGATTGACGAACAGCCCCCTGAGGCCGTCGCGAACGCCGACTTCGACTTTCTCGACGACATTGGTCTCCACGAGCACTTGAGCTCGCAGCGCAATAACGGCCTCAAGGCCATGATAGAGACCGTGCAGGAGCGCGCCCGTGAGACGTAG